The following proteins are encoded in a genomic region of Sulfurimonas sp. HSL3-7:
- a CDS encoding DUF1343 domain-containing protein: MASMALAAEIEAGAQKLNAYLPLIKDKNIALVVNHASVVKDEHLVDLLSENNISIKMIFAPEHGFRGAADAGEHLKNGVDVKSGLPIVSLYGSHNKPTSDDLKGIDTLLFDIQDVGVRFYTYLSTLHYVMEAAAENNLSVIVLDRPNPNAYRIDGPVLKKGYRSFVGLHPVPVLYGMTIGEYAQMINGEGWLKGGIKAKLTVIPLHNYRHSDFYHLPIKPSPNLPNDLSIALYPSLAFFEGSVFSAGRGTPKQFQLYGAPDYAKRDFSFVPEPREGAKYPKHQGKVCYGADLSGTSLDAARASKKIELSYLFDAYRNYPDKERFFLKNNFFDRLAGSDALRKQIIAGKSEKTIRAGWEEDLKRFRAVRGKYLLYP, from the coding sequence ATGGCATCCATGGCTTTGGCAGCCGAGATAGAGGCCGGAGCGCAAAAACTTAATGCCTATCTTCCGCTCATCAAAGATAAAAATATCGCTCTGGTCGTTAACCACGCCTCCGTCGTCAAGGACGAACACCTTGTGGACCTGCTGTCGGAAAACAATATCAGCATCAAGATGATCTTCGCACCCGAGCACGGGTTTCGTGGTGCAGCAGATGCAGGCGAACACCTCAAGAACGGGGTGGACGTCAAAAGCGGCCTGCCTATCGTTTCGCTCTACGGCAGCCATAACAAACCGACGTCCGATGACCTCAAAGGCATCGACACGCTTCTTTTTGATATTCAGGATGTGGGGGTCCGCTTTTACACCTACCTCTCGACGCTGCACTATGTGATGGAGGCCGCCGCCGAAAACAATCTTTCCGTCATTGTGCTGGACAGGCCCAATCCCAACGCTTACCGTATCGACGGGCCTGTTCTTAAAAAAGGGTACCGCTCTTTTGTCGGACTTCACCCGGTGCCTGTCCTATACGGCATGACGATCGGTGAGTATGCACAGATGATCAACGGCGAAGGGTGGCTGAAGGGCGGCATCAAAGCGAAACTGACGGTCATACCTTTGCACAACTACCGCCACAGTGACTTTTATCATCTGCCAATCAAACCTTCACCCAATCTGCCCAATGACCTCTCTATCGCACTGTACCCCTCATTGGCCTTTTTTGAAGGGTCCGTCTTTTCGGCAGGGCGCGGCACGCCAAAGCAGTTCCAGCTCTACGGGGCTCCTGACTACGCAAAGCGTGACTTCTCTTTCGTCCCTGAACCGAGAGAGGGGGCAAAGTACCCCAAACATCAGGGAAAGGTTTGCTACGGGGCAGATCTGAGCGGCACATCACTCGACGCCGCACGCGCATCTAAAAAGATCGAACTCTCCTATCTGTTCGATGCCTACCGCAACTACCCCGACAAAGAGCGGTTCTTTTTAAAGAATAACTTCTTCGACCGACTTGCCGGAAGCGATGCACTGCGAAAGCAGATCATCGCCGGCAAAAGCGAAAAAACGATCCGTGCGGGCTGGGAAGAGGATTTGAAACGGTTTAGAGCGGTACGTGGAAAGTATCTTCTTTATCCGTGA
- a CDS encoding sodium:solute symporter encodes MNSSFAAIDWIIFASYFIVLIVSSVLLSRTRIENSRDYFVGGNSMPMWAVAISVLATTQSAATFLGGPEYAFRNDLTFLGFYLSAFFAVIFVARVLIPRFYAIKAVTVYELLETRYGSSAKKNAGMMFLIGRLFASGARLYIGALAISMILFMDIAAYHVALSILILVIGALAYTYFGGVKSIIYSDVIQALTYISAALVVLFYLYYSLNSDFSTVLYTLAADDKLRLLDFKLDFLSTGSFNVWGLMSGWLLLNIAAYGMDQDMTQRVLSCRDKKEGERAIIISVLMTIPVVLLFMLIGLLLYLYYEHPELSGFANGVDQQFEGQKITILMYYILNEMPEGVRGFVTVGAIAAALSSTNSVLGAMSSVAIEDLYKPWKLKQGKVSEFHFVKAARAGVLLFALLLSIMAMISYFWQRYTDLPLLNFALGVMAFAYSGLLGVYFSAIFTSRGSSKSVLFALIGGFMTVLFMQPYILGMITDFKVGFAWQIVIGTLVSFAIMQSSSGAGGGENV; translated from the coding sequence ATGAACTCAAGCTTTGCCGCCATCGACTGGATCATTTTCGCTTCGTACTTTATCGTACTGATCGTCAGTTCGGTTCTATTGAGCCGGACCAGGATAGAGAACTCGCGGGACTACTTCGTAGGCGGCAACAGCATGCCGATGTGGGCCGTGGCGATTTCGGTGCTGGCGACGACCCAGTCGGCGGCGACCTTCCTGGGCGGGCCGGAGTACGCTTTTCGCAACGATCTGACCTTTTTGGGCTTCTACCTCTCAGCCTTCTTTGCCGTCATTTTTGTCGCCAGGGTGCTGATTCCCCGTTTTTATGCGATCAAAGCGGTAACGGTCTATGAGCTCCTGGAGACCCGTTACGGCTCCTCGGCCAAGAAAAATGCGGGAATGATGTTCCTGATCGGGCGGCTTTTTGCCAGCGGGGCAAGGCTTTACATCGGTGCCCTGGCCATTTCGATGATTTTGTTTATGGACATCGCCGCCTACCATGTCGCACTCTCCATACTCATTCTGGTCATTGGGGCCTTGGCCTATACCTATTTCGGCGGGGTCAAGTCGATCATCTACAGTGATGTTATCCAGGCTTTAACCTACATCTCCGCCGCACTGGTGGTGCTCTTTTATCTCTACTACTCCCTGAACAGCGACTTTTCGACCGTGCTCTACACTTTGGCGGCCGATGACAAACTGCGGCTTCTGGATTTCAAACTCGACTTCTTATCGACAGGCAGTTTCAATGTCTGGGGGCTGATGAGCGGGTGGCTGCTGCTCAACATCGCGGCGTACGGGATGGACCAGGATATGACGCAGCGGGTGCTCTCATGCAGGGATAAAAAAGAGGGCGAGCGGGCCATCATCATCTCGGTACTGATGACCATTCCGGTCGTTCTCCTCTTTATGCTGATCGGGCTGCTGCTCTATCTCTATTATGAACACCCCGAACTCTCCGGTTTTGCCAATGGCGTAGACCAGCAGTTCGAGGGGCAGAAGATCACGATCCTGATGTACTACATCTTGAACGAGATGCCCGAAGGGGTGCGCGGTTTTGTCACGGTCGGCGCCATCGCCGCGGCGCTTTCGAGTACCAATTCGGTTCTGGGCGCCATGTCGTCCGTCGCCATAGAGGACCTCTACAAGCCGTGGAAGCTGAAACAAGGCAAGGTCAGCGAGTTCCATTTTGTCAAAGCGGCGAGAGCCGGGGTCCTACTTTTCGCGCTGCTGCTCTCGATCATGGCGATGATAAGCTATTTCTGGCAGCGCTATACGGACCTGCCGCTGTTGAATTTTGCACTCGGCGTAATGGCTTTTGCCTATTCCGGCCTGTTGGGGGTCTACTTCTCGGCCATTTTTACATCGCGCGGCAGTTCAAAAAGCGTACTTTTCGCACTGATCGGCGGTTTTATGACGGTGCTGTTTATGCAGCCCTATATTCTTGGGATGATCACCGATTTTAAAGTGGGGTTTGCCTGGCAGATCGTCATAGGAACGCTTGTCTCTTTTGCCATCATGCAGTCAAGTTCAGGAGCTGGAGGAGGTGAGAATGTCTGA
- a CDS encoding anhydro-N-acetylmuramic acid kinase: protein MSELYIGLMSGTSMDGVDVALCEVDTSHCRLVASLEYPFSKALKEAVLQMIGSSTTLQTVGEMNHRLGLLFGEAVNALLAKEKIEAARIRAIGLHGQTLWHNPRGEHPFSMQLGDASMVAAQTNIDVVGDFRSKDIALGGEGAPFAPAFHQFLFHHMAKSIGVLNIGGMANLSVLQEPLIGFDTGPGNVLMDLWVQKQCNLPYDNDGQWAQKGKSDQALLDDLNNEAYFAAQAPKSTGRELFNLTWLAGHLQKHLKITAEDVQATLLELTVLSVVNEVRRYKIEHLLVCGGGVKNSFLMHRLAEELDNISVTATDAYGVSSEQMEAMLFAWLAYKRIHREAVELKAVTGAKTNGILGGVYAKD, encoded by the coding sequence ATGTCTGAGTTATATATCGGCCTGATGTCGGGCACGAGCATGGACGGCGTGGACGTCGCGCTTTGCGAGGTTGACACGAGCCATTGCCGATTGGTAGCCTCCCTGGAGTATCCGTTTTCGAAAGCGTTAAAAGAAGCGGTACTGCAGATGATCGGCAGCAGTACCACTCTTCAAACGGTCGGGGAGATGAATCATCGCCTGGGGCTGCTCTTTGGCGAAGCGGTCAATGCCCTGCTGGCAAAGGAAAAGATCGAAGCGGCACGTATCAGAGCCATCGGCTTGCACGGGCAGACGCTTTGGCACAATCCGCGGGGGGAACACCCTTTCTCGATGCAGCTGGGCGATGCCAGTATGGTCGCAGCACAGACAAACATCGACGTGGTGGGCGACTTTAGAAGCAAAGATATCGCCCTTGGTGGCGAAGGGGCGCCGTTCGCGCCGGCGTTCCATCAGTTTCTGTTCCATCATATGGCCAAGTCGATCGGTGTGCTGAACATCGGCGGCATGGCGAACCTCTCGGTCCTGCAGGAGCCGCTGATCGGTTTCGATACGGGCCCGGGCAACGTTCTGATGGATCTGTGGGTGCAAAAACAGTGCAACCTCCCTTATGACAACGATGGGCAGTGGGCTCAAAAAGGAAAGAGCGATCAAGCGCTGCTGGACGACCTGAATAATGAAGCGTACTTTGCAGCGCAGGCGCCGAAAAGTACGGGTCGGGAGCTGTTTAACCTGACGTGGCTGGCTGGCCACCTGCAAAAGCATCTGAAGATTACAGCCGAAGATGTACAGGCGACCCTGCTGGAATTGACGGTCCTGTCGGTTGTCAACGAAGTCAGGCGATACAAGATAGAACATCTGCTGGTCTGCGGCGGCGGGGTTAAGAACAGCTTTTTAATGCACCGCCTCGCCGAGGAACTTGACAATATCAGCGTGACCGCGACCGATGCCTACGGGGTGAGCAGCGAACAGATGGAAGCGATGCTCTTCGCCTGGCTGGCCTATAAACGCATTCACAGGGAGGCGGTGGAACTCAAAGCGGTGACCGGGGCAAAAACAAACGGTATTTTAGGAGGTGTTTATGCAAAAGATTAA
- a CDS encoding phosphotransferase — translation MQKIKAWLERTNYRHFDIEVASADASFRRYFRLSEAGESYILMDASLEKASLSPFVDITKRLLDVEVRAPKILAQNLEEGFLVLDDFGSTNYLDVLNDQNFKILYTKAMEEILKMQKGDTTGLPLYDKAFLHFEMDLMKTWFLEQYVKLPLNREDEETIEKALDAISKVVLSQPHGVFVHRDYHSRNIMLTPEDEIGVIDYQDAMNGAITYDLVSLLKDLYIEYPPEEVEALALTFRDMLGLDADDTTFLKWFDFMGLQRHIKVLGIFARLYLRDGKEGYLKDLPLTLKYTLETARKYKETQALARLLERVVLP, via the coding sequence ATGCAAAAGATTAAAGCGTGGCTGGAGAGAACAAACTACCGCCATTTTGATATCGAGGTCGCCTCGGCCGATGCGAGTTTTCGCCGCTATTTTCGTCTCAGCGAAGCGGGCGAGAGCTATATTCTGATGGATGCCTCGCTGGAAAAAGCGTCGCTCTCTCCGTTTGTCGATATCACCAAACGCCTCTTGGATGTCGAGGTCCGCGCACCGAAGATCCTGGCACAGAACCTTGAAGAGGGCTTTCTGGTTCTGGATGATTTCGGCAGTACCAACTACCTCGATGTCCTCAACGATCAAAACTTCAAGATACTCTACACCAAAGCGATGGAAGAGATACTCAAGATGCAGAAGGGAGATACGACAGGGTTACCGCTCTACGACAAAGCTTTTCTGCACTTCGAGATGGACCTGATGAAAACATGGTTTCTGGAGCAGTATGTCAAGCTGCCGCTGAACCGCGAAGACGAAGAGACCATTGAAAAGGCGCTTGACGCCATCAGCAAGGTGGTGCTGAGTCAGCCTCACGGTGTCTTTGTCCACCGTGACTACCATTCGCGCAACATTATGCTCACCCCTGAAGACGAGATCGGGGTGATCGATTACCAGGATGCGATGAACGGTGCCATCACCTATGACCTGGTCTCGCTGCTCAAAGACCTCTACATCGAGTATCCGCCCGAAGAGGTGGAGGCTCTGGCCCTGACATTCAGAGACATGCTGGGTCTCGATGCGGACGATACGACCTTTTTAAAGTGGTTCGACTTTATGGGACTGCAGCGCCATATCAAGGTGCTGGGTATCTTTGCGCGTCTCTATCTTCGTGACGGCAAAGAGGGTTACCTCAAGGATCTGCCGCTGACCCTCAAATACACGCTTGAAACGGCGCGAAAGTACAAAGAGACGCAGGCATTGGCCAGACTGCTTGAACGGGTCGTCCTGCCATGA